One Nicotiana tomentosiformis chromosome 1, ASM39032v3, whole genome shotgun sequence genomic window, AAAATGTACTCTAAGTTTTACTCCTCTTgatttgtaggccaactttcttgcttctgagggccttcaaaggctgattcgcgagaaggaagaacttacttctaaACGGGATCAGCTTTTAGTGGAACAGGACCAAACTATTCTCTgcctctcagaactggaaacCAAGGCTACCGAGGCCGTTATTTTGGAAGCTCATTTGCAGcagagcgagcaagaagtggtaactcgtagccaagaaattgggccactgagggttagatttgatgaagccaaagCTAAATGGGCAGAAATCCAGAACaccgttcttgctgcaaccgatcaTGAggttgcctccgctgaaagattgaTTAATTTGGAAACAGCCTtaaactccaaaagtgaagagcttgctgctgtggTGGTGAAAAATGCCCAGATAGAAGAGAAGTATAGGAAAAATATCGATCATAATAGGctttttagttcaactgtccgtgaGCTAGATGTTAgtctcaaatctgctaggtctgcccggtaaaaccttttcgccgaAGTTACTCAACTCAAATAAGAACTCAAgcaccgagcggcttccctcattgttgaaaaaacttattccatgtatagcatgaggagaaaaaccttggaagaggccaagactggtatcattgacattgatgttgaaattgctaaggcccaagagcttgagttggttgcaaaaaATGGACTCCCTACGCAGTTTTAcgctccaggttcttctgattcaGGTTCCGAGTTTTCGGAAACTGAAGAAGGATCGGAAGGCGATGATGCCAAAGACCAAGCTGgggaaaatgttgagccatcggtggaacCATCTACTACTCCCGGGGatgcggatacttctcttcctcctagtTCCGGAGACGCTGCAATTTagctttttgtttctttttctattttgtacCTTTATCATTTTGACGCGTCCttgtaaataaaaacataatttttGGTCAAaagtatcgtttgagtcttactttcgttagaatattcatgcaagtctttaactttcATACTTGCTCAAGTATTCTACGCATGTTGTTCTGTTCACGCTTTATTATGTGTAATCTCGGATGTTTTTTCTTTgaagcattttggttccgagtattatccccTTTTCATGAGGGTTTCCATGAGTATTTGCACAAGTTTGCTTTTTGTGTATGCGGCTTctggtgtatttttccccgatggcatTCTAGATTCCGGGCAATGAATAtttcggaaccaaccctttaacgagagtgtttttataagagagagccctcttatgtttacgatgCTCTTAAAGAGGACGTCTCTTATTCATTACAATACTaaaatttgaagtacttgtttaactttcaaatggcaaaattaactcatcgttcagacaataaacaagaaaaaaacaaaaggatttcttttaatttaattccttctattttgaaaagtacataagcattttgctatgaagaaaagaaattgccatgactagtggctatcttgtacaacttgtttctaagGGGCTGTCTACGCAGTCCCCAGTCCCGATGATGTATTTTGTTCCCGGATTTTCGTTCCCCAGTTGACGTGGCATTCCGTGTTtccgtattctcatatcattcccccagtgttcgaatgcgaattggaacactgaaaGTCTTGTATCTTAGAAGATTCCACCAATGAATTTCTAGGTAATTCACTCAGCAACTtatcttgtttccccttaggaacccatgctatcgagcgaaagaatacctaacagtcctctagtggtttgtgctcgtgaacgatcGGGTAACttctgttcggtagcaaacttaacttcccggtgggaatttgctatcgaaccaaagattacctaatcGCCCCCGAGTGAAGCCTTGGCATCAGAGATCATATTGATGCtgccttcgtagtatgctttcagtcgctgcctcgttaaaaacctttccaGAAAAACTCAATTAGGACAAAAActaaacgaagggaaaaagagtgaagcACATACTTTCCGTTTGACTGTTGTTTGTTAgcagtaatatcttttgaggtgagccACATTCTAGTTGTTCGGCAACTTGTCTCCGTTCTAGTTCTCcaacttgcgacttaattgcagtcttCGATTTTTATTCTATATCGAATTCGCtcatttcgatggcccatttggccaatctacccgagagctcaggtttatggaggatattcctcatagggaaagtagtcaccacagctattgggtggcattggaagtagggcctcagcttccgagcgatgactacgagagttaaggccagcttttccagatgtgggtagcgagtttctgctcccgataaaattttactaacgtaataaatgggagattacgtaccttcgtcctccagaactaaaactgcacttaccgcaacttctaaaACCGCGAGATAGACTAGCaacgtttcaccttcttttggttttgagagtaacagagggcttgacaaatatttcttcaactccttcaaggctTGCTGATACTCCAGTGTCCATTcataattgtttttcttttttagtagtgcgaagaagcgatgacattttttcaatgaacgggaaatgaacctgctcaaagctgccaatctTCTTGTGAGACTCTGGACTTCTTTACGTTAGATAATTGATCcgggatgtcctctatggccttgattttgtcggtaTTTACCATAACTCCCCTTTGTGAGACTAGTAATCCTAGGAACTTAcccgaacgcacacttctcggggttaagtttcatattgttctccctcaggatgtcgaatatttcttgcaaatgcttcagGTTGTCACCTGTATTTAAAAACTTCATgatacttccatagtctttcctatttttttcgaacatcttattcacgagcaattgataagtggctccggcgttttttaacccgaaaggcatcacattgtaataatatgtaccaaaattcattataaacgaagtcttttcctggtcttctgggtcatcttgatttgattgtacccagaataagcatcgaggaaactcattaactcgtgccagGCAGTGGCATAAATCATTTGATCGATACttggcaatgggaatgagtctttcgggcatgacttattaagatccttataatctacacacatgcaaaaatatttttttaggaactaccactacattggctagccagtccggatatcttacctctcggattgaaccaatatTAAATAAATGGGTTACCTCTTcattgacgaatttattccttgcttcagCCATATGgcgcttcttttgccttaccAGAAGTGTCACTACCCAAATCGGggggccgcaacgggcacccggtgccttacttaaccgagtaccaacataacatatatttcttatcacaacatcataggtaaatgggccagaagggctatcatgagataactggaataaaacataagagaatactagacataggacgacccaacatgatataaaaacttatgcacgtgacatacgggcctataaggccgacatgatcatttgtacactcaaaacataagcCGATAAAggcatacaagtatccatatacatgacatctatctacaagcctctaagagtacataaatatcataaaggtcgggacagggccccgccataccaatcaatacatgtccaaatcatactgaccaaataggcaacttcggagcaagtggagtgcaccaacaccttctgttgagctgatagcctactaggaagaCTGTCAAattatctatcaggacctgcgggcatgaaatacagcatccccaggcaaaagggacgtcagtacaaataaagtaccgagtatgtaaggcatgaaagaaacatggtgtaaagaactcaacatgtaaatCTGAACATCTATATGAatcgtgaaacatttataatatcatgcatatgcgtgtaaatgtcataccatgcataggtatatgagtacataacatcatcaagcctctgagggcatcacatcatatcatctcgacctctGTGGAAGAAATCATCAACGTgcaccagctgatcaggtggtggtgcgtatataacgccttaacctttccccatataccatatacatataatatacacgtatataatgc contains:
- the LOC138905570 gene encoding uncharacterized protein, which encodes MEYGGKSASKAEDTERNELDDEERERQSANFLASEGLQRLIREKEELTSKRDQLLVEQDQTILCLSELETKATEAVILEAHLQQSEQEVVTRSQEIGPLRVRFDEAKAKWAEIQNTVLAATDHEVASAERLINLETALNSKSEELAAVVVKNAQIEEKYRKNIDHNRLFSSTVRELDVSLKSARSARMRRKTLEEAKTGIIDIDVEIAKAQELELVAKNGLPTQFYAPGSSDSGSEFSETEEGSEGDDAKDQAGENVEPSVEPSTTPGDADTSLPPSSGDAAI